One genomic window of Paeniglutamicibacter sp. Y32M11 includes the following:
- a CDS encoding MFS transporter produces MSTTTQPSAGTRGGVVALTVALLTACIAFQLNASMLSPALVTMGEELKTDQGSIGLSQTWFFTTAALFSLFLPRLSDVVGRKKILIFMMLLTAVGSVVAALAPNIGWLFAGRIIQGVSGPTVPLALLMLRSTVTNNRRYGSLMGLILAVNGGVAGIDSFLGGYLAENHGFRSIFWVMVVLAVIAAACVAAFTRESKPQAGTTMDWKGVFFIVVAVGALLTALNEAAKLVGGMDVRTLIISVVLLGIGAAAFYGFWATEKRVAEPMVQVEHLRQRATWAPLLTTVLTMTGIFAVINGIVPAYVQAAAPGFGVGPTETALLILTPYALLGWVFGPISGRLAPVWGYNKVLRIGMIGSIVSLLIIVFFGLDSLPMMVAGTALLGIMYAGTANIMLNGLGVVLSPKGNPGFLPGMNAGAFNLGAGLSFLVLPAVLVGTASMGERGSYTTVVVVGLIITVAAFAASLLIPKPVDAEVK; encoded by the coding sequence GTGAGTACCACTACGCAACCAAGCGCAGGAACCCGCGGCGGAGTCGTCGCGCTGACGGTTGCGCTGCTCACCGCCTGCATTGCCTTCCAACTTAACGCCTCGATGCTCAGCCCCGCGCTGGTCACCATGGGCGAGGAACTGAAGACCGATCAGGGTTCCATTGGCCTGTCGCAGACCTGGTTCTTCACCACCGCAGCACTGTTCTCCCTCTTCCTGCCCCGTCTCTCCGACGTGGTGGGCCGCAAGAAAATCCTGATCTTCATGATGCTGCTGACGGCCGTTGGCTCAGTGGTGGCAGCACTGGCCCCCAACATTGGGTGGCTCTTCGCCGGGCGTATCATTCAGGGTGTTTCCGGCCCCACGGTCCCCCTTGCCCTGCTGATGCTCCGCAGCACCGTCACGAACAATCGCCGCTATGGCTCGCTGATGGGCCTGATCCTTGCCGTTAACGGTGGAGTTGCCGGCATCGACTCCTTCCTGGGTGGCTACCTGGCCGAAAACCACGGCTTCCGCTCGATCTTCTGGGTCATGGTGGTACTAGCAGTGATCGCGGCGGCATGTGTCGCTGCGTTCACCCGTGAGTCCAAGCCTCAGGCCGGCACCACCATGGACTGGAAGGGCGTCTTCTTCATCGTGGTGGCCGTCGGCGCACTGCTGACCGCCCTCAATGAGGCAGCCAAGCTGGTCGGCGGCATGGATGTGCGAACGCTCATCATTTCCGTGGTGCTCCTTGGCATCGGCGCAGCCGCCTTTTATGGCTTCTGGGCCACCGAGAAACGCGTGGCCGAACCCATGGTTCAGGTGGAGCATCTGCGTCAGCGCGCCACCTGGGCACCACTGTTGACCACGGTACTGACCATGACCGGCATCTTTGCCGTCATCAATGGCATTGTCCCGGCCTACGTTCAGGCCGCAGCCCCCGGCTTCGGCGTTGGACCCACCGAGACGGCACTGCTGATCCTCACGCCGTATGCGCTACTGGGTTGGGTCTTCGGCCCGATCAGTGGACGTTTGGCCCCGGTCTGGGGATATAACAAGGTACTGCGCATCGGCATGATCGGCTCGATTGTGTCCCTGCTGATCATTGTGTTCTTCGGTCTCGACTCGCTGCCCATGATGGTCGCCGGCACCGCGCTGCTGGGCATCATGTATGCGGGTACCGCCAACATCATGCTGAACGGTTTGGGCGTGGTGCTCTCGCCCAAGGGCAACCCCGGCTTCCTGCCGGGCATGAACGCCGGTGCCTTCAACCTCGGTGCCGGACTGAGCTTCCTGGTCCTGCCGGCGGTGCTGGTGGGAACTGCTTCCATGGGGGAGCGCGGCTCCTATACGACCGTGGTGGTGGTGGGTCTGATCATCACCGTGGCCGCCTTCGCCGCCTCGCTGTTGATCCCCAAGCCCGTTGATGCAGAGGTGAAATAA
- a CDS encoding nucleoside hydrolase, which produces MGAPIASTEPRKIILDCDPGHDDAVAILLAHGSPAIELLAVTTVVGNQTLEKVTKNALSVGTIAGITGVPFAAGCARPLVRTIENAPDIHGESGMDGPAQPESTITLDPRHAVDLIIDTVMAHEPGTITLVPTGGLTNIAMAARKEPRIVERVKEVVLMGGGYHVGNWSAVAEFNIIIDPEAAHIVFNEKWPVVMVGLDLTHQALATDEVVAKIEAIGTGPAKFVRELMDFFQATYKDAQGFDFPPVHDPCAVAYVIDPSIVSTRKVPVNIELTGTLTLGMTVADFRAPAPADCHTSVAVDLDHQRFWDLVTDALVRIGDVEVAAL; this is translated from the coding sequence ATGGGCGCACCCATCGCCTCGACCGAGCCGCGAAAGATCATTCTTGACTGCGATCCCGGACACGATGACGCGGTAGCCATTCTGTTGGCGCACGGCAGCCCGGCGATCGAATTGCTGGCCGTGACCACGGTAGTTGGCAACCAAACGCTGGAAAAGGTCACCAAGAACGCGCTCTCCGTGGGCACCATCGCCGGCATCACCGGTGTTCCCTTTGCTGCCGGTTGCGCCCGCCCGCTGGTGCGCACCATCGAAAACGCTCCCGACATTCACGGCGAATCCGGCATGGACGGACCCGCGCAACCCGAATCCACCATCACGCTGGATCCTCGCCACGCCGTTGACCTGATCATTGACACCGTCATGGCCCACGAGCCGGGCACCATCACCCTGGTCCCCACCGGCGGGTTGACCAACATCGCCATGGCCGCCCGCAAGGAACCGCGCATCGTTGAACGCGTGAAGGAAGTTGTCCTGATGGGCGGCGGATATCACGTAGGCAACTGGAGCGCCGTGGCCGAATTCAACATCATCATTGACCCCGAGGCTGCTCACATCGTGTTCAACGAGAAGTGGCCGGTAGTCATGGTTGGACTGGATCTGACCCACCAGGCACTTGCCACCGACGAGGTCGTCGCAAAAATCGAGGCCATCGGCACCGGCCCGGCCAAGTTCGTGCGTGAACTAATGGACTTCTTCCAGGCAACCTACAAGGACGCCCAGGGCTTCGACTTCCCCCCGGTCCACGACCCCTGCGCCGTGGCCTATGTGATTGACCCGAGCATTGTCTCAACCCGTAAGGTCCCGGTGAACATCGAACTCACCGGAACCCTCACCCTGGGCATGACGGTCGCGGACTTCCGCGCCCCGGCCCCCGCAGACTGCCACACGTCGGTGGCCGTGGACCTTGATCACCAGCGCTTCTGGGACCTGGTCACCGACGCGCTGGTACGCATTGGCGACGTTGAGGTCGCGGCCCTGTGA
- a CDS encoding ribokinase, translating into MPNQTPSQGSSRIVVLGSLNADLTIYTQRLPEPGETLHGEGFTVNPGGKSANQAVAAGKLGANVSLIGAVGQDANGTMLLESCSAANVDVSHVRRAENVETGVAVVTVDAQGENSIVISAGANGTLAPGDVDAAHAVFDGAAVLCLCLEVAQATVEAAARAGRDAGARVLLNLSPYAPIAASLAAACDVLLVNAHEASQFLDGAPIPAPEAPIADWEPVLGHLVARGLPSAVVTLGAQGSVVLDSNASAGERIVRITPTRVDAVDTTGAGDAFTGGLAARLAAGDSLAEAASFASVGAALAATKKGTQAAYPDAEAVARKRNG; encoded by the coding sequence ATGCCGAACCAAACCCCCTCCCAAGGGTCCTCGCGCATTGTGGTGCTCGGTTCGCTGAATGCCGATCTGACCATCTATACCCAGCGTCTACCGGAGCCGGGAGAGACCTTGCACGGCGAGGGCTTCACGGTGAACCCAGGAGGCAAGAGCGCCAACCAGGCCGTGGCCGCCGGCAAGCTCGGTGCCAACGTTTCACTGATCGGGGCCGTGGGGCAGGACGCCAACGGCACCATGCTGCTCGAGTCGTGTTCCGCGGCAAACGTGGACGTTTCCCACGTGCGTCGGGCGGAGAACGTTGAAACGGGCGTCGCGGTGGTCACCGTGGACGCCCAGGGAGAGAACAGCATCGTCATCTCCGCTGGCGCCAACGGGACTCTGGCACCAGGGGACGTTGACGCGGCCCATGCGGTCTTTGATGGCGCTGCGGTGCTCTGCCTGTGTTTGGAAGTTGCACAAGCAACCGTTGAAGCGGCGGCCAGAGCCGGCCGTGACGCCGGGGCCCGAGTGCTGCTGAATCTTTCGCCCTATGCTCCGATCGCCGCCTCGCTGGCTGCTGCCTGCGACGTGCTCTTGGTCAACGCGCATGAGGCCTCACAATTCCTTGACGGGGCTCCCATTCCGGCACCCGAAGCGCCGATCGCCGATTGGGAGCCGGTGCTGGGTCACCTGGTGGCTCGCGGTCTGCCAAGTGCAGTGGTGACCCTCGGTGCTCAAGGCTCGGTGGTGCTCGATTCGAACGCCAGCGCTGGTGAGCGCATTGTCCGCATCACCCCCACGCGTGTGGACGCCGTAGACACCACCGGAGCCGGCGACGCCTTCACCGGGGGCTTGGCAGCGCGCTTGGCCGCGGGGGATTCGTTGGCGGAAGCTGCTTCCTTCGCCTCCGTGGGTGCCGCATTGGCCGCCACCAAGAAGGGTACGCAGGCCGCGTACCCTGATGCGGAAGCTGTGGCGCGTAAGCGCAACGGCTAG
- a CDS encoding RDD family protein, whose protein sequence is MRERKRRLAALGLDYLVILSWMMVLGVISTVIFLIRGELPDTLGTIGPLGSQLVYFLLLTLVVGIYLYKTESGAHHATWGKRRMGLQVRSVNGEPPGRMDILLRTVVKLLPWESAHFFIWQMMYVYYQRGYDATPPARIFVGLNAVSLTALVYLLLVLITGRGPHDLAARTMVVDREVVEPSRNESRG, encoded by the coding sequence ATGCGCGAACGGAAGCGACGCCTTGCCGCGCTCGGGCTGGACTACCTCGTCATCCTGTCGTGGATGATGGTGCTCGGCGTGATCTCAACCGTCATTTTTCTGATCCGTGGGGAACTTCCCGATACCTTGGGAACCATTGGCCCGCTCGGGAGCCAGCTGGTGTATTTTCTTCTGCTCACGTTGGTGGTCGGCATTTACCTCTACAAGACCGAGTCCGGTGCGCACCATGCAACGTGGGGCAAGCGGAGGATGGGACTTCAGGTGAGGTCCGTGAACGGCGAGCCGCCGGGCCGGATGGATATCTTGCTCAGGACCGTCGTGAAGTTGCTGCCCTGGGAAAGTGCGCACTTTTTCATCTGGCAGATGATGTATGTGTACTACCAACGTGGGTATGACGCCACGCCCCCTGCCCGGATCTTCGTGGGGTTGAACGCAGTCAGTCTCACCGCGTTGGTATATCTGCTTTTGGTCCTCATCACGGGCCGCGGGCCTCATGATCTGGCTGCCCGAACCATGGTTGTTGACCGTGAGGTAGTAGAACCCAGCAGAAACGAAAGCCGAGGCTAG
- a CDS encoding LacI family DNA-binding transcriptional regulator, producing MHPSEKPRASTPIRRRVTAAMVAERAGVSTATVSLVANGKASGRVSASNEILVREAIRELGYVVDSIGSSLARGVSNTVIMVAPDISNPFFAMVIAGVRAALGSEYQLLLSVTDAGQLPSAENTRRLLGLRPAGLLVDAPDPTFLQELSAPGPMVLLDAPGFGSDVPAVNLDVAQGARAIAAHLSATGHTTVAYMDGNTGTTTFDVRREAFLTAAEELGVSVPPEAQIATTINVGLAANAFAAAWPAWKKAGVTAVACATDTHAYGILQEARAAGILIPGELAVTGFDDLPYSMTSSPGLTSVHLPGELLGRRAAEQLLSLIAGEELEQQPITLESSLMVRGSTLEP from the coding sequence ATGCATCCGTCCGAAAAGCCGCGCGCCAGCACACCGATCCGGCGTCGGGTGACCGCCGCTATGGTGGCCGAACGCGCAGGAGTTTCCACCGCAACGGTCTCACTGGTGGCCAACGGCAAGGCTAGCGGACGGGTGTCGGCCAGCAATGAAATTTTGGTCCGCGAGGCCATTCGTGAACTCGGCTACGTGGTGGACAGCATCGGTTCCTCCCTCGCCCGAGGCGTGAGCAATACCGTGATCATGGTGGCTCCGGATATCTCCAACCCATTTTTTGCCATGGTCATCGCCGGGGTCCGCGCAGCATTGGGCTCCGAATACCAATTACTGCTTTCGGTCACCGACGCCGGCCAGCTGCCCAGCGCAGAAAACACCCGTCGCCTCCTGGGACTACGTCCTGCCGGACTATTGGTGGATGCGCCAGACCCGACCTTCCTTCAAGAGCTGTCGGCTCCCGGTCCGATGGTGTTGCTTGATGCCCCGGGCTTCGGCTCCGATGTTCCGGCCGTGAACCTCGATGTCGCACAGGGCGCACGGGCCATTGCCGCGCATCTCTCAGCCACCGGCCACACCACCGTTGCCTATATGGACGGCAACACCGGAACCACCACCTTTGACGTTCGCCGCGAGGCATTTTTGACTGCCGCCGAGGAACTGGGCGTGAGCGTGCCGCCGGAGGCACAAATCGCCACCACCATCAACGTTGGTCTGGCGGCAAACGCCTTTGCCGCGGCATGGCCGGCGTGGAAAAAAGCCGGAGTCACCGCCGTGGCCTGCGCCACCGACACCCACGCCTACGGAATACTCCAGGAAGCACGAGCCGCAGGAATCTTGATTCCCGGGGAACTGGCTGTGACGGGCTTTGACGACCTGCCCTATTCGATGACCAGTTCCCCCGGTCTGACCAGTGTGCACCTACCCGGCGAATTGCTGGGCCGCCGAGCCGCCGAGCAGCTGCTGAGCCTCATCGCCGGCGAAGAGCTCGAGCAACAGCCCATCACGCTGGAGAGCTCACTGATGGTGCGTGGCTCTACACTCGAGCCCTAG